CCCGCCGGTCAGGGTGTCGTCGCAGGCGGCGCAGCGGGAGAAATCAGGCCAGAGCCCCTGGGCTCTTAAAAGGCCCTTGAAGAAGAAGAGCGTCACCGGGCGGGGATCTATGCCGCCTTCGAGCAATTCGAGCGCGGTCCGCAGGAGATGGTAGCAATCCTCGCCCGCGGCCAGGGCCACTTCGGCCAGGGTGCCGGCGTAGAGGAAGAGCCGCCAGTCGCTCCCGATGCGGGGGGCGCCCGAAAGGACGTGCGCCTCGGAGAGGAAGTCGAGCTCGCGCCCCTCCTTCCGGTACACCAGCGCCTCGATGACCCGGTAGGCCACCGTGCCGCCGGCCAGACGGCTCTTGGGTCGGCGGGCCCCCTTGGCCACGGCGCGGATGACTCCCAGCTTCGGCGTGAGGAGGGTGACTATTTTTTCCGTGTCGCCCAGGGGGCGGGCCGCCAAGACGAGGGCCTCGGTCTTAAAGAGCGGCATGCCGAACCTGGTCGTTCCCGGCTTTGGGGGTGGAAAAAGAGAGGGCCCAACCGGTCGTTCGTCCCAGGAGCCGCGAGACAACAAACGGTTCGTTATCGCTCAATCCGGTGGTAGGTGGTGCCGGGAAGGAGACTTGAACTCCTACAGGGTTTCCCCCACATGGCCCTCAACCATGCGCGTCTGCCAGTTCCGCCACCCCGGCACCGGTGGTGAGCCACGGCTGCGCTGTCGCAGACGCGGCTGGGTGAGTATAGTCAAGGGGGTTTTTCTAGTCAACCCTCCGGTGGCCCGGGACCGCCCTTGCAGCCCTGCTGAAAAAGGGTTACCATGATGGGGCCTAATAACCCCTTTTCCGAGGAGGAATTTTGGCGGTATTCGTCTGCGGCAAATGCGGTCACGTGACCCAGGACGTGCGCTGCTGTCCGAAAACCTGCCCCAAGTGCGGCGCTTCGCGCGAGGCGCTGAAGAAGAAGTAGCGGGCGCTCCGGGCGGCGTACAAGGAGGTGCCTGGATGCACGGCGTATGCCATTTTGCCGGGGCATAGCTCGCTTCGCTCGGTTCGATATCCCGGCGAAGAACCCCGAAAAGCTCTTCCCCTTCTACCGGGACGTCTTCGCGTGGAAGACGGAGGTCAGCCGGGGTTACCACATGTTTCGTCCCCCGAACAGCATCACCGGCGGCCTGGACACGAAGGTCAAGGCGCCGGTCGTCTACATCGAGGTGGCGGACATCACCGCCAAGCTGGACGAGGTGGAGCGGGCCGGGGGTAAAACCGTCACCCCCAAGACCCACATCGGCGAGGGTCTCGGCTACTACGCCTACTTCGCCGATACCGAGGGAAACGTCATCGGCCTGTGGAGCCAACATTAGGGGGAGGGTGGTGCTCGAGTCCGGAGGGTATTGCGGGATAGACTGCGACGCCTGCCCCGCCCTTTTGGCCACCCGGAAGGGCGACAAAGCGGCCCTGGCGGCGGTCGCGGCCGAATGGTCGAAGCTGTACGGGGCGCAGATTCCGCCCGAAAGCATCCCCTGCGCCGGCTGCTTCGCCCGGGCTCCAGAGCCCACGGGCTGCCACGCCCATGAGTGCCTCATCCGGACTTGCGCGATGGGGAGGGGCGTGGACACCTGCGCCGAATGCCCCGACTACGCCTGCGACCGGCTAGCCGAGTTCTTCGCGGTTGCCCCCGAGGCCCAGGCCAACCTGGAGGCCCGCCGGAAGGGTTAGCGGCGGCGCGAACCGGCCGGAGGCGGCGTCGTAATGGACTCTGTGCGGTATCCGCGGCCGTTGGTAGGATTGCGCCCGCGGGGATAACCGCCGGACGAGGGAAGGTGGACCATGCTCGAGCGCGGCGGGTTCTGCGGTCTGGACTGCGACGCCTGCCCGTCCCTCGCCGTCGGCGGGGACGTCGGTGCGGTCGATCCGGGGACCATCCCCTGCGGCGGTTGCTTCGCCGGACCGTCGGACGCGCCGGGCTGCTCCTTCGAGGACTGCCGGATCCGGTCCTGCGCGTTGGAAAGGGGCGTACCGACTTGCGCCCTCTGCGATAGGTACGTCTGCGGGCCGCTCGAAGAGTTCTTCCGCTCCTTCCCCGGCGGCGACGAGGCGCGGAAAAATCTGGATTTCCGCCGGAAGGCTTGACGCTCCCAGTTCTTAAAAAAACAAACCGACCCCGCGGGGTCGGTTTTTTAAATCCTCGGCTGAAATCAATCCTTCAGGTACGCCGCCGAAAGTTCGAGGAGCTCGAGCCACTGGCCGAAGAGCTCGTCGGGGTCAAGCTCGTTCCCGCCGTAGAGGTGGGCCAGGGCCAGCCCCGAGGTGATGGCCAACGTCAGATCGGAAAGCGCCTTGGCCCGCCGGAGGGGTATGCCGGGGAAGGTCCGCTGGAGGGCGTTCACCAGGAGCGCGCGGAGTTGGTGGTGCCCCCGGACCAGGGCGTCCTTGGCCGTCGCGCCGAAGCGGGAATCCAGGAGGAACTCGACGGTGCGCGCCCGGCTCCTGGCGTAACCGGCGAAATCGCTGAAAATGGTGTACCCGAAGGCGACCATGCCGCCCACGCCCTCGGCCGCGGTTTCGAGGGCCCGCTCGAAGCGATCGGCCAGATCGGTCGCCTCGAGCTGCCAAAGTGCCTGGAGCAGGCCGTCCTTGCCCCGGAAGTGGTCGTACATCGAAGCGGGCGCCAGGCCGCCGGCCCGGGCGATGTCGCGCATCCGGAGCTCACCCACCGACCGGTGCTCCAGGAGTCCCCGGGCGGCGCCCAGAATCCGTAGCTGGGTCTCGGTGAAGGCATCTGCGGTCATGTACCACCTGCCTTTGGGATGCCGGATTCAGGTCGGAAAACGAGTCCGATCAATCGTAAATATCCGCACCCGTGCCCTGGGTTTCGGGAAGCATGTAGCTGCGCATGATGTCGGCGATGGGAATGCGGGGGATGGTGAACTCGGAGAGGTTAATGAAACTGGTGAAAATGGATAAGAGCGAAAAGCCGGTGTCCACGACGCGGATTTTCATCGTCATGCGCTGGTTCTTCAGGTCCATCGTGACCAGGTCCGGCTGCTTCTGAAACCCGCCCAACAGGCCGCGGACCTGGGTGATCGAGGGGTTGGTGCCCTCGGGATCCAGGAAGAGGAGCATCTTGTCCAGCACCTGGAGGCTGAAGACCGGAACCTCACCGGTCAAGAGCAGATTGAGCCTGCCCACCAGGCTGCCGCCCAGAGCCTTTGCCGCCAGGCGCCAGACGCGCAACCCGCCGCCGGTGATGCCCCAGGTGAGCTCGAGGTCGTTCAACTTTATCTCGGGCATCCCCCCCCCGGCGATGCGGACCTCGCCGATGGTCAGATCGGGGGGCGGAGTGAAGGGGGCCAGAAGCTCGTACCGGCGCTCGCCGAAGGGCGATGAATGTTCCTCGGCGGTTCCGGGCAGGGGTAGGGGCGCGCTGAGAACGATTTTGTTGTCTATGGGCAACTCCCCCTCGATGCCGGTGACGGAGAGGACGCCCCCCTGCCGGATGTTTATCTGGTGGAACCGGAGCCGTCCGGTGACCTGCATCGGCTTCGGGCCCCGCACCGGGCCGCGCAGGGCGAGCTCCAACCCGACCTGGCCCTCCACGTCCGCCATCCCCGCGCTCAGCTTCAGGGGGTGGCCGATTCTTCCCACCCTCCCCTGCAGGTCGAGGGCCACGATGGGCGTTCCGAGAAGGTCGGAGACCGCCCCGTTGCCGGTGAGGCTTGCGTCCAGCGAATCAACGCCGGCCTCGATTTTCTCAAACTGGATTTCTTCCAGTCCCCTCAGGCGGCCCTTGAACCCCAGTTTCACCCCCTGCACGGGTACGGGCAGGTCGGCCAGGACGACGTTGGCGACGGCGGCGTCCAGCTCCACATCCCCGTCGCCGGAGTCGAAATCGAGGGCGAGGCTGGCGTGGATGCCGTCGGCACTTCCCTGTGGGAGGCCGATCGAGACGTCGGTCAGTTCGAGGGTGAGGTGAGTCCGGAGCGAGCGGGCCAGGGCCAGGGGGTCGGGGTCGTCCAGCGCTCCCGGCGCCACCTCGATCCATCCCCGGATGTCGGCTTTTCCTGCGGGTTTTATCGGCGGCAGCTCGAACATCCCGGGCGGGATCAGGCTGAGCGCCCGGTCTAGATTTATCACGAACTCGTCGAATCTGACGGAGGCCCCCCCCCGACCGTAATCGTTCACCCGGGCGTCGCCGCGCCAGTGGAGCGCGTCGCCCAGGTCCAGCCTCATTCCTTCGAGGGTGAAGTTGCCGCCCGCCAGATCGGCCGTCAGCGAGCCTTCGAGGGAAACGTCGTCGAGCGCGACGGGGCCGGGAAGCCCCGTTCCCGCGTATCGCACCGTCCCTATATTCAACTGCAACCCCTCGGCGGCGAAGTTGCCCCTCGTCAGATCGGCGGAAAACGTGCCGCTCACGGCGAGGTCGCCCACCAGGAGGGGACCGGGCTCACCCTGGCTCGACAGGTGGCCGGCCTTGAGGTCCACCTTGAGGCCCGTGGCGGAAAGGCTTGCCAGGTCCACCGTCCCATTCGCGGATAGCGCCAGGTCTCCCACCGAGTACGGGCCCTCTTCGGCGTTCAGGATGGAGATGTCCGCCGCCCGGCTCACCCCGGGCTTCGGATATCATAGCTCCACTTCGGTGTGCAGGGCGATTTTCCCGTTCAGGCCCACCACGCGGGCCGGACCGCTGGGGAGCGCCATCCCGCCCTCGATGCCGGCGAGGTAGAGCTTGGCCTCGACGGCCACCGTCCGTGGCGCGAAGGACTCGTCCAGGCGCACGTCCAGGTTTACCGCGCCGGAGATGTCGCCCGAGGCGACGATACCCGGCAGGAGGGGGGCAAGGTCCCGGGCCAGGGGGCCGAGCTCGACCCTGTCCAGCGCGAGCTTCACCGCCGCCCGGGGCTCCCCGCTCAGCGTCGCCGCCACCTCCAGCCCCAGGGAGAGGTAATCGCCCAGGGACAGCCGTCCCCCGGTGATGTTGACGCCCATCGTCGCCAGGTCGGCGTCGAAGTCGCCCTGCAGGACGAGTTCCCCGGCCGGGGCGAACTCCAGGGGGGCGGAGAGGTTTATCCCCGAGGCGGCGACGTAAAAACCGCCCGAGACCGCCGTGGCCTCGAGCGGGTCACCGGGAATGGTGAGATCCAGCTTCAGGCTAAGCTCATCTATGCGGCCCGAGGCCTTGGGAGCCTCGGCCGGGCCCAGACGCAGGCTGACCGGCCCCGGCTCCTTCCTGATTTCTAAAAACACCGGGCCGGGCTCCCCGGTGTCGAATCCACCCATCACCAGGGACAG
The sequence above is a segment of the bacterium genome. Coding sequences within it:
- a CDS encoding VOC family protein → MPFCRGIARFARFDIPAKNPEKLFPFYRDVFAWKTEVSRGYHMFRPPNSITGGLDTKVKAPVVYIEVADITAKLDEVERAGGKTVTPKTHIGEGLGYYAYFADTEGNVIGLWSQH
- a CDS encoding DUF3795 domain-containing protein, with amino-acid sequence MLERGGFCGLDCDACPSLAVGGDVGAVDPGTIPCGGCFAGPSDAPGCSFEDCRIRSCALERGVPTCALCDRYVCGPLEEFFRSFPGGDEARKNLDFRRKA
- a CDS encoding helix-turn-helix domain containing protein, which gives rise to MTADAFTETQLRILGAARGLLEHRSVGELRMRDIARAGGLAPASMYDHFRGKDGLLQALWQLEATDLADRFERALETAAEGVGGMVAFGYTIFSDFAGYARSRARTVEFLLDSRFGATAKDALVRGHHQLRALLVNALQRTFPGIPLRRAKALSDLTLAITSGLALAHLYGGNELDPDELFGQWLELLELSAAYLKD
- the recO gene encoding DNA repair protein RecO — translated: MPLFKTEALVLAARPLGDTEKIVTLLTPKLGVIRAVAKGARRPKSRLAGGTVAYRVIEALVYRKEGRELDFLSEAHVLSGAPRIGSDWRLFLYAGTLAEVALAAGEDCYHLLRTALELLEGGIDPRPVTLFFFKGLLRAQGLWPDFSRCAACDDTLTGGAAVDVAGGRVLCRGHRREGYLPLNAGGIRLLEGLERRAVLKGRHDADVLSGALKICLSLVEYHFDLRLRSTELLTGAESLLGRTTEAQR
- a CDS encoding DUF3795 domain-containing protein; protein product: MLESGGYCGIDCDACPALLATRKGDKAALAAVAAEWSKLYGAQIPPESIPCAGCFARAPEPTGCHAHECLIRTCAMGRGVDTCAECPDYACDRLAEFFAVAPEAQANLEARRKG